The Aneurinibacillus sp. REN35 genomic interval TCCTTGCTTCAATCAGCTTATGTTCCTTAATTCCGGCACGTTCTTCTTTGGCAATCTGCCGCAATTCTGAGATGATCGTCTCTGCTTCTTTGCGCGCCTTCTCTACCGCAGTACGCGCTTCTTCTTCAGCCTGCTGATACAGCTTGTCTTTCTTCTCTTCCAATCCGGAAAGCTCACGCTCAAGCTCTCTGCGCTCATGCTCAAGCTCGGCACGAAGACGCTCGACTTCCCGCCGCTCCGTCTCCGCTTTGCGCTGATTCTCCTCAAGTGAGGCTAGCATCGTATCAATCTCGGTCTCTTCCGTCTTTACGAAGTCACGCGCCTGCTGCAGAATCTTCTCTGGCAGCCCAAGCCTTGCTGCGATCGCAAACGCATTGGAGCGCCCCGGTATTCCAACGAGCAGACGGTACGTCGGACGCAGCGTCACCTCATCAAATTCCACACTCGCATTACTAATCTGGGGACGCTCGTACGCATACGCCTTCAGTTCGCTGTAATGTGTCGTAGCAACCAGCCGCGCCCCACGCTGATGCACATAGTCAATGATTGACATCGCAAGCGCCGCACCCTCTGTAGGATCGGTGCCTGCCCCCAACTCATCGAACAGTACAAGGCTGCGGTTGTTTACATGCTGTAAGATATAAGAAATATTTGTCATATGACTGGAGAATGTACTCAAGCTCTGCTCGATGCTTTGTTCATCTCCAATGTCAGCATAAATCCCTTCAAAAATCGTCAGTTCGGAGCCTTCATCAGCCGGAATATGCAGACCGGCCATTGCCATTAACGAGAATAGACCGATCGTTTTCAGTGATACCGTCTTTCCCCCCGTATTCGGTCCGGTGACGACAATAGCCGTATAGTCCCTGCCAAGTTCCACATCAATCGGCACGACTTGACTATCCGCAATCAGCGGATGACGGCCTTTCTTAATATGAAGATAGCCGTTGTCATTGATTTTGGGTTGAACGGCTTTGATTGCCTGTGCATAGGAGGCTTTGGCAAAAATGAAGTCCGCTTCCGCAAGGCATTCTACATTACCAAGCAGCACGTCGGATACTTCCTGAACCTGCGCTGAGAGGGCAAGCAGAATCTTCTCTACTTCACGCTCTTCCTTCATCTTCAATTCACGCAGATCATTGCTCAGATTTACTACAACCTGCGGCTCAATGAATAACGTAGCCCCAGATGCGGATTGGTCATGAACAATGCCGCCAAAAACATGGCGGTACTCCTGCTTGACCGGAATAACAAAACGATCATTACGGATTGTAATAATCGGGTCCTGCAGCATCTTCTGCGTATTGCTTGAACGAATCATCTGCTCAAGCCGCTCGCGTACACGCTTCTCCGCACCGCGAATCTGTCCACGAACCTGTGATAGAGTCGGACTGGCAGAATCGACAACGACCCCATTCTCATCAATGGCTCGGTTAATGTCATTTTCTAACCCTTGCAATCGCTCGAACTGGCTGAGCAGCTCTTCAAGCAGCGGCAGCGGCTCCTCTTCTACAAGAGAGAAGATAAATGTCTTCAATCTTCCACCACCGTATAGTGTGGAAGCGATATCCAATAACTCAGCCGTATTCAGCATCCCTCCCATGTCTGCCCGCTTGCATGCAGGTCGAATATCACGAATTCCACCCAAGGGGGCGCTGCCGCGCAGCCGAAGTACGGTGCTTCCTTCCATCGTCGCCTTCTGACGGCGCTCGACCTCTTCATAATTCGTTGAAGGGGCAAGCGCCTCTATTCTTTCTCTTCCTAAAGAAGAAGAAGCATGATTTGAGAGCTGTTCCATTACTTTATCGAATTCAAGCGTTGTAAACGTACGTGCTTCCAAGAGAAATCTCCTCTCTGTGTCCATAACAGTGACACACATCTTGTTCCTCTGCTATTATACCACCTCATGCAAGAAGAGGAGAATTCCTCCGCGACTGTCAGCATTCGGATTTTACTAGTATTTTTTCTGATTGCGGTTCCTGCATATAACGCTGCGCCCATAGAAAAATACCGGTAATCGCAATCGGATAGAATACGGACCAGCCAACGAACGGAAAAATGATCAGTGTAAGCACAAAGGAAACCCAACTGATCGAGAGGCCTAGGCGACTCTTTTGCAGCAGCTTTATGCCTGCGGCACAGCCTCCAAGATACGTTAGAATAAATGTCGCGTTCGGCAGTTGAATGAGCGTAGTCAAAGATACGGTACCCGTACCATACAGCCCAAGCACAAGCACAAACCAGCCGAAAAGAAAAAACAAACCGCCGACCGGTGTATGATAGCGTGCCGACACCTTTCCTAATGCCGCCGGTGCCTGGCCTTGATCCGCTAAAGCGCCGGCAAGGCGAGAGGCCGCACCCACATAAGCGATAATTGTTGCTGTACAAATAAACATACCGGTTATCCCCACCACAAGAGCGCCTACGTTGCCTAACAGACGCTCGATGACGAGTACAAGTGAAGCGGCCGAGGAGGATGCACCATAGCTATGTGTGCCTACGGTTGCCACCGCAGTTAAAAAATAGAGAACGCCAACCAATATAGCAGCAATGATTACACCTTTGATCGCTTCCCGTTGTGGATCAACGAATTCCTCCGAGAGATGCGAGACCGCCTCCCAACCGATAAAGCACCAGAAAAGAATAGCAGCGGACTGTCCTATGCTGATCCAGCCATGCGGCATGAACGGTGTAAAATTGGCAGCGTCAATATAAGGTACCGAGCCAACCGCAGCAAGAAGCAGCACACAGACGATCGCGATAACAACCGCTACCTGGATCTGTCCCGCTACCTTCATTCCAAAATAATTTAATACCAGCCCAATAACGAGCATCAAGGCAGCTAGACCTACCTTTACACCGTTTCCCCAACCGAAGGATGCGGTCATATAGCCTGCACCCGTCAGTGCTGCTACCGGTGCTCCAATCGGAACCGACATAAGAAAAAACCATCCAGTCAAAGCACCCGCTCTCGGTCCAAATGCACGCGTTACGAAGTAAGCAACCCCGCCCGTATTGGGAAACGTAGCCGACAGAAGCCCCATCACAAGCGCCATCGGCAGGACGAGCAGCGTCATTAATCCCCATGCCAGAAGCGATGCAGGTCCAGCAATCTCTGCGGCAAGACCCGGCACCAGAAGCACACCGGAACCGAGTACTGCACCAATATATAACGCGATTGCCTGCGTCAATCCAATTGTTTTTACTGTTTTTTGTTTTGCTTCCATCTCCTGACCCCTTCTCCATTGTTCTGCTTGCTTTTGTTCTCATCGTAGCAGATAATAAATGAATCAGTAAAACAGATAGATATGATGAAATCGATCTGAAAAACCGATGGAAGAGGTGTAAAATGGAACTGCGCCATCTGCATACGTTTAAAGTTGCAGCGGAGGTTAAAGGTTTTACGAAAGCAGCCGACATCCTTTCGTATGCTCAATCGAGCGTGACCGCCCAAATTCAAGCGTTGGAGGAAGAGTTGGGGATGAAGCTGTTTGACCGCCTGGGCAAGAAGGTGCTCTTAACTTCAGCAGGCGAGAAGCTGCTGCCTTATGCGCAGCAGATGATTGAGCTGCATGATGCAGCCGTGCAGGCTCTGACAACCAGCACCGTTCCAGCAGGCACGCTAACCATTGGTGCACCTGAATCACTTGCTGCTTTTCGTCTTCCTGCCATCATTCGCGAATATACAAAACGCTATCCACAAGTCAAAATTACGCTGCGGCCAGGGGTATGCTGGGAGCTGCGGGGTCTTGCCCGCAGCGGGGAGCTTGATGTCGTGTTTTTGCTTGAACCTGAGACTACTGAACACGATCTTGAAATCCAAACGCTTGTCATGGAAAAAATGGCGATTATATCGCCGCCGGATCATCCTCTTACCAAGCGGCAGTCCATTACCGGAGAGGATTTGAAGGAGGAGACGCTGCTGCATACCGAACCGGGCTGCAGTTATCGCACACTGTTTGAGAGGCACTTGAATAGCTGCGGCGTATTTCCGGCTTCAGATCTGGAGTTCTGGAGCATTGAAGCGATTAAAAACTGCGTCATGTCCGGACTCGGCCTCTCCTTCCTCCCGTGGATCACAGTGGAAAAGGAAATTGCGGACGGTACATTGCGAGCCTTGAACTGGAATGATGAGTCCTGCAGGGTGGCCACACAACTGGCCTATCATAAGAAGAAATGGATATCTCCCGCCCTGCAGGAATTTCTTATGCTCGTTGAGACTCATGCCCGTTCATGGAATTAATCAAGCCTTCGTGCTTAGAATTTGTCCGCTCGCCAGAACAAGAACGTAGAGGGGGCAAATAAAGAATGAATCATCTCTTCGTCAGTCTTCTCTCCCACTTCCATCCCTGTTTTCTCGGCCAATGACTCCCTGGTAATGACGCGCCACATCGCCTCTGATTTATATATTGTCCGGGTAGTAAAATGACGCTCCCACATCATCGACTTCTGCTGATGCGGGAATACGAGTCTGACTTGTTCCTTGATTCGTTCAAGCAAAGCAACTACCGCCTTATCCGCTTGCGGCTCCCAGCACAACTCTTGTATAAAGAGCCCGTCCGCTTCCTTTTTATATAGAAGGTAGGCAACGGGCCTTTCATTTCTTTTGGCCACCAATGCGGTAAGCTTGGTCCCTATTCTCCTAAAAATCGCTTGCTCCCAATAGCTTTCTGAGCGGACACGCGCTCCTCCATAGCGTTGACTGCATGCCTTATACAAGCGTCGTACATCCGGTTTATCTTCCACAGTGAACGGATGAATCTGTAGGTGTTCAAAAAAGCCCGCTCGCCCATCTTCCTCATCCCTACTCTTATGCTCAATTGTATGCACGGCCTCTTGTATCGGTATCCACCCCATCCTTTCATAAAAGCTCGGGATACCGGTAAATAGCAAGGACAGGTCATACTTTTGCATCTCCATCCAAGCAAGCATGCGGCGCAGAATCTGATGGGTTAAGCCGCGGCCTCTATAATTAGGGTGAGTAGCTACATTCCCAATACCGGCCACAGATAGTTTCCTTTTTCCATACCAGATATCAAAAGGAAAAATCTGCACCGAGGCGGCGATATTCCCATCTATACTTGCGATCCATGTCGTCTCCGGATTATAGGCAGGCTCTGCTTCCAGCCGCTCTATAAAGAACGCTTTATCTTCAGGAAATGCGGCTTCTAGGACTTCATAGACTTTAGCTTGTTCATGCCGGCTTTGTATCGAACGTATTTCAATGTGTTCCACCTTAGCGTTCCCTCCATTGCTTATAATCGTTTCTCTTCTATCGCTTCTACCTCCGTTTTTACCTGTATAACCTTTGATGTTTGCTTCTACTTATACATCGGGTAAGATTCTATATGCTCGACTTCTGCGATAGTAAAGGAGAGGAGTGTATTCAATATGAAAATAAACAAACTTATGGTTGTTGCTCATCCGGATGATGAGACCATGTTTGGCGGAGATGAACTGCTGCAGGAGAAGGGATGGAAGGTCGTGTGCATAACCGAGGGGGACAATCCAGAACGTTCACAGGAATTTGCCAAAGCGATGGAAGCATTCGGTGCAGAATATGAAATCTGGACATACAAAGACGCATGGACAGAGCATATCAATCGTCCCCACCTTGAAAAAGATTTGCGCCGTGTGCTGCATGAACGCACATACGAAAAAATCGTGACACATAATCTACAGGGTGAGTACGGCCATCCGGAACATAAAGCGGTATCAGAAGTGATGCACAACCTGGTTGAAAATAATCTGTACGTTTTTGATTTATCGCTCAATGAAGTACTTGAGATGCACATTCTGCGCAAAAAGCTTGAAATTAGCGAGATTTACCAAAGTCAACTGCATGCATTTGAGCAGCTCAGCCAGTATTGGATTAAGGCCCGCTCGGTAAAAATTAAATAAGAACGCCTGCTGTATACATCAGCAGGCGTTTTTATTGCAGCCATTGTTATAAAAAGTTGCCGCCATCGTTTGGTGACGATAATGGATTTTGCATTAGTTCTTTTACCCACTCCATCATATCAGAGGAATAACTCTGGGCATACGAAGCAAAAAACGATTGTTCAAGCGACTGCTGTACAGTTGGATTCGGCAGCAGGGAAGCCACTGCCAAAATAATAAACAAAATCAAACCGTTTTTGACAAGACCCAGCACAGCACCAATCAGACGATTCAACAGGGATATGCCGGGCAGGCGGGTAATCCCGTCCAAAAATCCTCCTATAAGGCGAACAGTAAGCCCTACAACAAACGCTAGCAAAGCAAATGCCACTATATTATATAGAGCCTGCTGTACAATTGGAAATCCCGCTACAGCTTCAAATGAGCCGCTGGCCTGTACTTTGGAGAGCGGAAACCACTCCGCAAGCTGTGCAGCTACAGGTCGGTAATACATAAAAGCCACCATAAGCGAAAGGATTACGCTTGCGACACGCACAAGCTGTCCGACCAATCCTGTCCTATATCCGCGCCATATACTAACCAGCAACAATACAAGTACAACAATATCTAAGATATTCATGCTGTCCCTTACTCCTTATCTATCTTGCCTTCTGCACCATCTGCCTTTTCGTTTTCCTCATCACTCTCCTGGGCCGTTTCCTCTAGCAGCTTAATGAGCTCTTCATATTCCAGCCGCAGCCGAAAATACTCATCCGCCATATTCAATGCTGCCAGCACAGCTAGCTTATTCGTATCCAAGCGCGGATTTGCCGAAGCAATCTTTCGCATCTTATCATCTACATACCCTGCAACCATGCGCATATGTGACGAGCTGCTGTCGCCTTTCATAGTGTAGTACTGCCCATATATTTCAACGACTACGCGTTCTTTGTTCTGTCCTGACACACTACGTCCTCCTCACGTCCTTGTACATAACTATATTCTACACAATACCACAAATAAAGAAAGGCGGGGAATCGAAAAGAATACCAAAAGTGCAAACAAGAAAAAAGGAGGAGACGCACCTAAGCATCTCCTCCTTCTTCCATCACTCATCCGCGCAATTCTGCGCCACACTCATTCGTCAGTGCCTCTACTACGGTACTATGTGCAGCCTGCACTTCCTCATCAGTCAATGTGCGCTCTACATCACGATACGTACACGATAGCGCAATGCTTTTCTTATTCTCGCCCAGTCTATCATCTACATACACATCAAAGATTCGAACCGACTCCAGCCATTGTCCAGCTGATTTCTCAATCACCTTTTGCAGATCGCCCGCACTTACGTCACGATCAACAACAACCGCGATATCACGACTAATTGCCGGATACTTCGGCAGTGGCATCATTCCCTGATGCATCGTTGCCATAGCGAGCAATGTATCGGCATCCAACTGGAATACATATGTCTCGTCTATGTCATATTTCTGCTGCGTAGCCGGATGTACCTGCCCTACATAGCCTACCATTTTGTCCTGCAGGACAATGTGAGCGGATCTTCCTGGGTGCATACCTGCCAGATCTTTGGCAGGACGATACTCAATTCCTGTAATTCCAAGACGATTCAGCAATACGTCAAGAATGCCTTTGACTAAGTAGAAATCAACCGGCTCACCTTTCTGCTGCCAGTGCGGTCCTACCCAGTTTCCTGTCAGAAGACCCGCCAGTGTCAGGCGTTCTTCTGGAAGCGTCCGCAGCGATTCTTCATCCGTTAAGAATACTTTCCCCATCTCAAACAGTGCCAGGTTCCGCTCTTTGCGATTCAAATTATACGCTGCAGTCTCTAGCAAATGAGGCAGCAAATTAACCCGAAGCACACTGCGTTCTTCGCTCATCGGCATTGCGAGCGGAATCGGCTTTGTTTCACGGTATACCGTAGCGAAATCATGCGCCATGTCAGGGTGTGTAAACGAATATGCCGTTACCTCATCGAGACCTGCACCATTCAATACCTGGCGAATGGTTCTGCGCAGCATCTGCTCCCGTGTGAGCGTTCCCTGTGTATTGTCTCCATATGGCAGTGTCGTCGGAATATGATCATATCCGTACAGACGCGCGACTTCTTCAATCAGATCGACCTCTCGCGTAATATCCTGACGACGTGTCGGTGCCGATACACAAATGGTATCCCCTTCTATTTTATATGCAAACTGCAAGCGTTCAAAAATAGAAGCGGCGTCACCAAGCGTCAGCTCTGTACCAAGCAGACCGTTTAAGCGAGAGAGCTTCAGTTCAACCTGCTTCGGTTCTGGGATCGTGACTGTTTGATCCGCTTTCCCTGAGGCGACCTGACCACCCGCTAATTCAGCCATCAGCGCTGCTGCCCGATCTAGCGCCCGTTCCACTGCTTGCGGGTCCACTTCTTTTTCGAAGCGCAGGCTTGCTTCCGAACGCAGACCCAACTTGCGCGCAGTTTTGCGAATGGACGAACCAGCAAAATGCGCCGATTCCAAAAGAATCGTCTCTGTCGCTTCCGTTACTTCGGAATTGGCACCGCCCATAACACCGGCAATACCGATGGCTTTTGTTCCGTCTGTAATCAACAGCATCTCTTCATCAAGCGTACGCTCCACATCATCAAGCGTAACGATGGTTTCATTCGGCTTCGCAAGACGAACCACGATACGGCCGCCCTCCACCTTAGCATAATCAAATGCATGCAGCGGCTGACCCGTTTCAAGCATTACATAGTTAGTAATATCCACCACATTATTGATCGGACGAACACCCGCTGCCATCAAGCGGTTCTGCATCCATAATGGAGATGACCCAAGCTTCACGCCTGAAATCATACGTGCCATATAGCGATGGCACTGCTCTTTTGCTTCAATCGCAATCTCAACCCTACCTTGAATGGACGCAGCTTCTTCCGGTACATTCGCTGCCGGAAGCTTCACATCTCGACCAAGGATCGCGGCCACTTCGTATGCCACCCCTGTCATGCTCAAACAATCTGAACGATTCGGCGTCAGCCCAAGTTCAAGTACGACATCATCAAGCCCTAACACCGGATGAATCGGCTGTCCAATCTCTACGTCTTCCGGCAGCACCAAGATGCCTTCTTGAATTTCTTTGGGCATCATCTTATCATTTATGCCAAGCTCTTTTGCAGAACAGATCATGCCGTTGGATGCGACACCACGCAGCTTTGCTTTTTTGATTTTAAAATCGCCCGGTAATTTGGCTCCAACCACCGCCACCGGAACCTTCTGCCCGGCGTCTACATTCTTGGCGCCACAGACGATTTGCAGCAGTTCACCACTGCCTACATCTACCTGGCAAACATTAAGCTTATCAGCATCCGGATGCTTCGCCTTCTCAGCTACATATCCGACCACAACATCCGTTACGCCTTGATCTGCGTATTCTACCGCATCGACCTCTACACCGCTGCGAGTCAGCTTCTCGGCAAGCTCTTCCGGCGTGATACCGGATAGGTCTACGTATTGTGCCAACCAGTTATATGAAACTTTCATTACCTTCTCCTCCCTTATACCCGATTAAACTGCTTTAGGAAGCGTACATCGTTCATATAGAAATGGCGAATATCATCAATGCCGTACTTCAGCATGGCAATCCGGTCAATCCCCATTCCAAATGCAAATCCCGTATACTTCTCTGAATCATAGCCGGCCATCTCAAGTACCCGCGGATGAACCATACCGGAACCTAGAATTTCAATCCAGCCCGTATGCTTACATACCCGACAGCCTTTCCCGCCGCATATACTGCATGATACATCCACTTCTGCGCTTGGCTCCGTGAACGGGAAGAAGCTTGGACGCAGGCGGATATTAGTGCCTTCACCGAACATCTGACGGGCAAAGTTCAGCAATACGCCTTTGAGGTCGCTCATGCGCACGTTTTCGCCAACCATCAGCCCTTCCACCTGATTGAATACATGCGAATGGGTGGCGTCATCATTATCACGACGATAGACGCGGCCCGGACAGATAACCTTAACCGGAACGTCGCCTTTCATTTTTTCCATGGTGCGAACCTGTACTGGGGATGTATGCGTACGGAGCAGAATATCCTCGGTAATATAGAATGAATCCTGCATATCGCGTGCCGGATGATCCTTCGGCAGATTAAGCGTCTCAAAGTTATAATAATCCGTCTCGACTTCTGGTCCTTCCGCAACGGTAAAACCCATGCCTAAGAAGATATCCTCGATCTGCTCCGACACAAGGGTCAGCGGATGACGGTTTCCCATCTGTATGCTGCGGCCTGGCAGGGTAACATCAATCGTCTCGCTAGAAAGCTTCGCTTCGATTTCCGCACGCTCTGCCGCTTCCTTCTTTTCTTCAAGCTTATCTTCAATGGCAGCACGTACCTCATTACCCAATTGGCCAATAATCGGCCGCTCCTCAGCAGATAACTTTCCCATGCCGCGCAGGATTTCTGTCAGTTGACCCTTTTTGCCGAGATATTTGACGCGCAGCTCCTGTAGCTGTGCCGTCTGCTCGATCTGTTCTAATTCCTTAAGCGCTTCGGCTTTTAAAGCTTCTAATCTTTCGCGCACTGCATAACCCTCCCTATAAGTCTCAATATATACAGAAATACAAAAAGACCTCCCACCCGATAAGGGGCGAGAGGTCGCGGTACCACCCTTGTTTGAGAACGGATTGCTCCGATTCCCATCTTGCTGCTTGATAACGGACAAGTTCCGGTACCCCCTACTCTTGATGTTCAGGGGCCAGCTCAGGAGTGAATTCGGTGAAAGAACCGTCTCAAGAATGCTTCCAGTCACGGCATTCTCTCCCTGGGAGTGTCCATCTCACGTACTTGTCTCCGTCTGCGCTTTTATTACCTACATACTATGTAAGTCAATCTATTTGATGATAAATTATATACGATATGAAGAAAACATGCAAGCATACCAAAATACTGTCATATGTATTTTTTCCTACCTTTACAATGCATTATGGCATATACTATACATAAGACACCCAGCATATTGGTATGTCTGAAAGAACAATTGTGATTATATGATAATAGGCCTTATGAACTTTATTATATTTACCTAAAGGAGCTACGCATGAGTCGACTAGATACCATCCTCTATGATAAGAAGTTCACCTGTACCCATTGCGAAAATCAGTTTACAAGTAAAAAAGCGCGCTTACGACGAAGTCATCCATATAAGCGCGATCCTGATTTCTGCGAATATTATGAGGATCAGGCGGAGAATCCGATTCTATATCATGTCATTGTATGTCCGCGCTGCGGCTATTCATTTAATGAACAATTCCGCAAAGAGATACCGCCCCAGCTTGAAGCGCTGATCCAAGAGAAAGTAACAGCAAACTGGACGGAAAAAGATTATACAGGCATCCGCAATATTAAAGAAGCGGTAGCCACCTATAAACTTGCGATCTTTTCAGCTACACTTCGCCATGAACCTCATTGTGTCCTGGCTGGATTATGTCTACGTCTTGCTTGGCTCTACCGTTATCAGAAAAAAGAAGCAGAAGAGCTGCGATTCATCGAACTCGCTCTCCATGAATACGAATCTTCCTATGAACAAGGTGATTATGTACGAGCCGGTATGTCCGAACTCAAACTCATCTATCTCATCGGAGAGCTGCACAGACAAACAGGCGATTACACCCAGGCACTACGCTTCTTCTCACGCGTTATTGAACACCCACTGAAAGCCAATGAACCTCAAATGGTGCGGGCCGCTCGTGACCAATGGCAAAATATGCGAGAAGATATGAAGCGCGCTAAAGACGAAGGGCAGCATACTTAGTTTGTACGCTGCCTGACTGCTTCATACATGAGGATGGAACCTGCAATAGCTGCATTAAGCGATTCCGCCTGTCCATGAATCGGGATGATGACATTCTGATCAGATTGAGCCAGCACTTCCGCAGAAAGGCCGCTTCCTTCATTACCAATGACAAGCGCGACATCTCCTGCATAGGAGATATCCGTATACATTTTGGATTCTGTCAGACTGGTTCCAATCACCCGCAGCTGTGGATGCTGCTCTCTGGCCCGGGCGATAAATGACGAGACATTCTCCTGCCATATGGGTAGATGAAACAATGAGCCCATTGTGGAGCGGATCGTCTTACTGTTATACAAGTCCGCACTTCCCTCTCCGATGACTACCCCATCGAAGCCGGCGGCATCTGCCGTTCGAATGAGCGTCCCGACATTTCCCGGGTCCTGCAGCTTATCAAGCACAAGCAGCAAGCATTGTTCCGGCAGCCTTTCTAGACGTACATTGCGCATTTTAGCAACCGCTATAATATTTTGCGGCGTTTTCGTTTCCGCTACTTTCTCCAATACGGGGCGATTTACATAAACCAATGATGTTTCTGGTTGGGCTGTCACATATTCTTCAAGCCACCTTGGCACCTCTACTCCTTCTTCTACAAGCGCCGTTTCCAGCGGTACATTCGCCCGGCATGCTTCTTCCACCAAGTGTGTACCTTCCAGCAGAAAGCAGCCTGTGCGCTCCCGTTCTTTGCGCGCATGCAGCTTCGCCCATCCCTTTACCCGTGGATTCTGTACTGAAACAATGATTTCCATGCTGATGCTCCTATCTTATCTATCTTAGCGCTCAGGACGCTTCTTCGAATTTTTTCAAATCGTCATTATGTCCGATCACGATAAGAATATCGCCTTCATGAATCGTATCAGTGGCGTTCGGAGCGATATTAAAGGAATTACCGCTCTTAATCGCCATAACATTGACCCCAAAGCGAGCACGTACATCAAGTTCAATCAAACTCTTGCCATCCATTGCGTCAGAGGCTGCCACTTCGGCAATGCTGTACTCCTCTGCCAGTTCTACAAAGTCCAGTACATTCGGTGAGATTAAGTTATGGGCGACACGAAGCCCCATATCCCGTTCAGGGAATACGACACGATCCGCTCCCACTTTATATAATACCTGGCCATGCCGTTCATTCTGTGCCTTGGCCACGATCATTTTGACGCCCATTTCCTTTAAGATTAGCGTGGTCAGAATACTCGCTTGAATATCGGCACCGATGGCGACAACCACGACGTCAAAATTCCTTATTCCTACTTCTTTTAGCGCCTGTTCATCCGTCGAGTCGGCTTGCACAGCATGCGTTGCAATATTAATATGATCCTGAATGCGTTCTTCGTCCTCATCCATAACCATTACATCATATCCCATATTATAGAGCGCCTGCGCTACACTGGCGCCAAAACGCCCCATTCCGATCACTGCATATGATTGAGCTGCCATACAATCCCACTCCTTTATTCATTCGCTCCTTATTATATCATCCCCGTTCCGTTTTGCACGACAGGCATGAAAATAATTTGTTCGGGTGAAACTATGGTACGAAACGATTTTGTTATTATACGAAGGAGCGTGAATCCATTGAATATCTCCAACCTTAATTTACGCGCTGCAATTATGCAGAATATGCACGGTTCTTCAAAGGAAGACGTACGCCATACGATTGTGGATGCGATCAGCAGCGGCGAGGAGAAAACCCTCCCTGGTCTTG includes:
- a CDS encoding PIG-L family deacetylase, with amino-acid sequence MKINKLMVVAHPDDETMFGGDELLQEKGWKVVCITEGDNPERSQEFAKAMEAFGAEYEIWTYKDAWTEHINRPHLEKDLRRVLHERTYEKIVTHNLQGEYGHPEHKAVSEVMHNLVENNLYVFDLSLNEVLEMHILRKKLEISEIYQSQLHAFEQLSQYWIKARSVKIK
- a CDS encoding LysR family transcriptional regulator, whose protein sequence is MELRHLHTFKVAAEVKGFTKAADILSYAQSSVTAQIQALEEELGMKLFDRLGKKVLLTSAGEKLLPYAQQMIELHDAAVQALTTSTVPAGTLTIGAPESLAAFRLPAIIREYTKRYPQVKITLRPGVCWELRGLARSGELDVVFLLEPETTEHDLEIQTLVMEKMAIISPPDHPLTKRQSITGEDLKEETLLHTEPGCSYRTLFERHLNSCGVFPASDLEFWSIEAIKNCVMSGLGLSFLPWITVEKEIADGTLRALNWNDESCRVATQLAYHKKKWISPALQEFLMLVETHARSWN
- a CDS encoding CvpA family protein; protein product: MNILDIVVLVLLLVSIWRGYRTGLVGQLVRVASVILSLMVAFMYYRPVAAQLAEWFPLSKVQASGSFEAVAGFPIVQQALYNIVAFALLAFVVGLTVRLIGGFLDGITRLPGISLLNRLIGAVLGLVKNGLILFIILAVASLLPNPTVQQSLEQSFFASYAQSYSSDMMEWVKELMQNPLSSPNDGGNFL
- a CDS encoding amino acid permease → MEAKQKTVKTIGLTQAIALYIGAVLGSGVLLVPGLAAEIAGPASLLAWGLMTLLVLPMALVMGLLSATFPNTGGVAYFVTRAFGPRAGALTGWFFLMSVPIGAPVAALTGAGYMTASFGWGNGVKVGLAALMLVIGLVLNYFGMKVAGQIQVAVVIAIVCVLLLAAVGSVPYIDAANFTPFMPHGWISIGQSAAILFWCFIGWEAVSHLSEEFVDPQREAIKGVIIAAILVGVLYFLTAVATVGTHSYGASSSAASLVLVIERLLGNVGALVVGITGMFICTATIIAYVGAASRLAGALADQGQAPAALGKVSARYHTPVGGLFFLFGWFVLVLGLYGTGTVSLTTLIQLPNATFILTYLGGCAAGIKLLQKSRLGLSISWVSFVLTLIIFPFVGWSVFYPIAITGIFLWAQRYMQEPQSEKILVKSEC
- a CDS encoding GNAT family N-acetyltransferase; translation: MEHIEIRSIQSRHEQAKVYEVLEAAFPEDKAFFIERLEAEPAYNPETTWIASIDGNIAASVQIFPFDIWYGKRKLSVAGIGNVATHPNYRGRGLTHQILRRMLAWMEMQKYDLSLLFTGIPSFYERMGWIPIQEAVHTIEHKSRDEEDGRAGFFEHLQIHPFTVEDKPDVRRLYKACSQRYGGARVRSESYWEQAIFRRIGTKLTALVAKRNERPVAYLLYKKEADGLFIQELCWEPQADKAVVALLERIKEQVRLVFPHQQKSMMWERHFTTRTIYKSEAMWRVITRESLAEKTGMEVGEKTDEEMIHSLFAPSTFLFWRADKF
- the zapA gene encoding cell division protein ZapA gives rise to the protein MSGQNKERVVVEIYGQYYTMKGDSSSSHMRMVAGYVDDKMRKIASANPRLDTNKLAVLAALNMADEYFRLRLEYEELIKLLEETAQESDEENEKADGAEGKIDKE
- a CDS encoding endonuclease MutS2, which translates into the protein MEARTFTTLEFDKVMEQLSNHASSSLGRERIEALAPSTNYEEVERRQKATMEGSTVLRLRGSAPLGGIRDIRPACKRADMGGMLNTAELLDIASTLYGGGRLKTFIFSLVEEEPLPLLEELLSQFERLQGLENDINRAIDENGVVVDSASPTLSQVRGQIRGAEKRVRERLEQMIRSSNTQKMLQDPIITIRNDRFVIPVKQEYRHVFGGIVHDQSASGATLFIEPQVVVNLSNDLRELKMKEEREVEKILLALSAQVQEVSDVLLGNVECLAEADFIFAKASYAQAIKAVQPKINDNGYLHIKKGRHPLIADSQVVPIDVELGRDYTAIVVTGPNTGGKTVSLKTIGLFSLMAMAGLHIPADEGSELTIFEGIYADIGDEQSIEQSLSTFSSHMTNISYILQHVNNRSLVLFDELGAGTDPTEGAALAMSIIDYVHQRGARLVATTHYSELKAYAYERPQISNASVEFDEVTLRPTYRLLVGIPGRSNAFAIAARLGLPEKILQQARDFVKTEETEIDTMLASLEENQRKAETERREVERLRAELEHERRELERELSGLEEKKDKLYQQAEEEARTAVEKARKEAETIISELRQIAKEERAGIKEHKLIEARKRLEEASPTLRKKKKPKQSSVPLNQQPLEVGDEVRVLSFNQKGEIVGKVSDKEFQVQIGIVKMNVKADNLEKLKAAKPQVLQSITKIRSTRDPVRMELDVRGNTVEDAMIQIDKYLDEALIDGLGQVSIIHGKGTGALGLGIQKHLRKHRLVKSIRWGGQGEGGLGATIVELK